The DNA segment TCGTTTCTCAGTATTTCTCAGtaaacaataaatataaactaCACTTCCACCGATTCGACATCGTTGTAAATCGTTAAAACATCACTCGATATAATACGAAATGGGTGGACTTGGATGCTGTTGCAGATATAATTAAAACTGTGAAGGATTCGTAAATAACCTCACATTATCGAGCGTGCCTCAAGCAGAAGCTATTACCGTGTCCGAAAACAGCATTAAGTTATGAACGtcataaatacaatttcttACATCACCAGATATATCCGTGCGTgtatttcaataaaactttcaacatttcctttaaaaaacgatttaagaaacaaaaatccaaaaatgtaTATCTATAACACCGCTGACCATCTTAAATATACCAGTGAAATTATGAGGTTATTAGATCGAATTGATAAGAATATAAATATATGCGACTGGCATCGGTACTTCAATGTTGACTAACTTAAAGAAAACTGCAGAAAAgtccattaaattttatggTTTATCACATAAAATTATAATGAGTTCCGATCCTGAGTGTGTACCTCAGTTCAATTAGTTTCTTATCTTCGGCACATAcgaaccagaaaaaaaaattaaaccaaaaaatttctcagtGGGCATAAATTCAATATCACAAGCTTCGTTcggcttttttttattctgtttattaaaattatgcAAAAGCATTTTTATTATATCGTCCGTGgtataaaatattataaaccacccatattaaataaaattatcagtGCAGCAAAtcggaaatttgaaaatttattaccgatttttatgtttatgtgaGAACATACGGCAATATAATACATATGAATTTGGAAAGGCAGTATCAGACGAATTCAATGcaatttatacaatttttttttttgattcgaatatataaataaaatgaataaaaacataaaaatcgaATTCGCAAAAAAGCTTTTGAGTACGTCGCAAACGTTATGACCATTTTTATAACTTATTTACGACACAAAGTCAATTGCTATTGCAATATTTATTACGTTCATAATACAGAACCCGTACCCACGGTATCCACACATAAATGTGGTCTTTATGGTTCCATTATGCTgataatttatcattttatttactgCAAAGTGAAAAAAGTAATTGGTTGATTACTGCCGATGCCCGATGGTAAAAACTCATTTATGGTCTAACAGTCCAATGTCTatcttacttttttttatttacttatttAACTGAGCACACAAACTCCAATGAAATCTGACACTATGGTGATGATCACGAATAATGTTCAAATAACGCCGagtctgattttttttttctggtgtGAATTCTTTAAGGTATATCTTCAAATTTCAGCATACGATGAAAGGTCGCCATATGTGTTcttgtttgataaaaaaaaatcaatttttttcttatttattttcatttagtaaGCGGCGTTAGATCGAAGAATTGGTTATGATCGTGTAAAGCGCACGATTTCTACATTTATTTTGAAGTGTACCTCACGGAATTTATGATTAAGATCTTTCATATAATGTCATAGTTGTGCGGCTCGGGTATCGTGTAAATAGTTTCGTTAATCGTACTATACATGGCTAATCTGAGCATTAATATTTTAGCGTTTTGAAAgggaattaattaattaccaAACATTGCAGTTAAATTGGAGGACGGATGAAAATAATATAAGAGATAAAAATGGTTCAAcagataattgtaattgaacTGTAGTTGAGAATTGGAATAGTTGAACAGGTTCTCTTCGATACATTTACAATATTTACGATAAAATAGAATCGAATAGACCGTAATATATTAAGGGGTACAAATTGACTTATGTTTCGAAATATGTATTCAATCGTTTATTGTAGATTCAGAGATGTTTCACCGGAGGCATATCCTTTTCAGCTTCTTGCATCACTTACTCCGGTTCCGGTACTGTAATCGTGACAGTCATTATCTTTATCTTTTTATATCAGAGAGTACAATTTGTCAATACTTGCAACAATAAGTCTGATATTACTAAAGAATGTTATCTGGCTCGATACTCTACCACTTCTTATCTTCCATCGGGTTTTTCGACATGATTCATAACATCTCAAGTGAGTTTCTCGAATTTGTGGTTTGGGCTTGACACAGTAGAACTTAACCTGCTACAGACCGCAAACATATGACCAGTTTCATTatcagatctattacttccatccaCCAAGTAATTGTCCTTGTgcaaaaggaaatttttcttAGACAAAATGCTGCGTAAAATTATAGTACAGTCCAAGGTCCAATTACCTGTGTAAGAAAAAATGACACCGTTCGCGAAAAATGATCTGGACGCATCCACTTTCGAGAAAGAGAATTTTGTCAACAACATTTCACTCCCAATCATATGGGATAACTGTAAACCTCCCAATATTGTTAAGGGAGCGCATTTAGACAAGCTACAGGACTAATAATGTTATTAAAACGAGTCATACACCTGGTTATCATCGTTTTATTATGGTGAAAGTGTCACTGTCACTattacatttatttatataactTATCATGTTTACCGGAGTGCAAACTCTGGTTATGAATGTCTCAGATTTTCTGATGTATTGTTAAATCAAATTCactcttttttttggattaatcAACACTTTATTCAATAAATGGTATTGAAAGTACTACAAAATGAATCAAATAATGTCATTCCGGTGAAATCTGCAATAACTAAATCATTCTGCTTTTAAATAAGGAAATAATGCTGAAAATAAATAGTAAAACCGTTAGCAATGGCAAAATGATCAAGCAATATATTTAATCAATTGAAACCTTTGGATCTGCCGTTTTCCAGCATTTGTGGTACCAGAATGCCCTATCACACTGTGTTTCCCCTTCAggttttaagcacttcttgCCCATTGCTAGGGCAATAGCTTCGACTTCCGGTCCTAACATTTCGACACCTTCAgccaatttttctaaatgtaGTTCACCATTATCGTCAACCACGTGTCCCTCGTGGAATACACAGTTCATGTAGCATTTCAGTTTTTCATCTTCATGAATTTCCTCATCACTGAACTTTTTAATAGCCTCTGTACATATGAAGAAAACACTTAATTATATAAATGAACTGTTCACATTGCAAAGAACTCGAACAAAGTGCAGCCAAAGAAAACGTTACCTTCAGTTACACCAATTTTAGAGACACACTTATCGTGGATcggttttaaaaattttataagcTCTGGCGGTGGCCACTAAAAATGAGATAAATTAGGACTCCGCCaaatttgtacgaaaaaaTTAGATTACTTTGTCATCACGTCTGGGTGCCTGACATGATGCGAATCCGACACAACAAAATACCAAAgccaacaatttcaattccatAGTCACTGTATCACTTGTTGATTCGTAATGTTTCCAAAATGAGTATTAATAGTCTGTATTTATAGGAAGAGTgaccgaatgaatttttccgaATGAACTTGAAAATGCGATTTTTCTTAATTGATGTGTAAAATGGCATATAATTACATTTAGCAGATATAGCCGGTAATTACGTATACAATCCATctattattaaattaattttaattacaactttcgtttattttaattaacgAAAGTGCATTGAATGGTCACATTTCTATAGATCTTTTTAATTACTTTGTCGCAGTTTAGGCCATACAGTCTGAGTTGgatatgaaaatgataatataACGCGagttaaaatgtaattttcttaACGGCTGTGAAATTTACCTCGCATTTTTGCGTCAAAAAATGCCATGGCAGAAATGGTGAAAATGCTTCCTATGTAATTATTGACtttggataaaaaaaaatcacacaaGAAGCTTCATTGTTGTCATttctcaaataaatttttctgtaTCATTACtgacaaatatttgaatgcaCTGAAGCTAAGAGTCTTGAATGATAGAATAATAAAGGACAGCACCAGTCAAAgtttgattttccttttaatttaACTCAAAACTGGAAAAGGAAAGGAAATTGGGGGATAGAAGTTTCTACATTATTcta comes from the Bradysia coprophila strain Holo2 unplaced genomic scaffold, BU_Bcop_v1 contig_358, whole genome shotgun sequence genome and includes:
- the LOC119081535 gene encoding pheromone-binding protein-related protein 6-like — its product is MELKLLALVFCCVGFASCQAPRRDDKWPPPELIKFLKPIHDKCVSKIGVTEEAIKKFSDEEIHEDEKLKCYMNCVFHEGHVVDDNGELHLEKLAEGVEMLGPEVEAIALAMGKKCLKPEGETQCDRAFWYHKCWKTADPKHYFLI